The sequence atgtttctgaaaattcatgtctgTTTACCCAAAGAACGTGTCCTTCTCCAAACAGACATACCAGTTCACGAAACAGTACATCAGTTCGTTGTAAATGGAGGATTACTGGTGCGTTTTCCTTTTGGCATTCAGATTAAATTTACGtgaaataaactttgtccaaaaagataaatctcatcgatcattttccGAATCCGAATTCAAAGCCGAGCGAGcaacgacggcgcgaggcatttcttatttcttgcctcacttagcatGTGGAGTAAGTGCTTTCTATTAAAAACACTCCATAGTGCTTTCTATTAAAAACACTTcatagttcccttctcccaccaatgtagaagaattagtaaactttctaattttgggagtacaccttCTAAATTGGTGTTTCCTTTCTTCCACCATTTctctctccattttccattcacaccttttccatacatattgaacccaacaggTACAATAGTAAAGAAACATTTATAAAACTTcaatatattttgtaaattgatATTCCTTTCTAGTTTCACTGGACCCTACCAGCTGTATTAGTATCAGGCTATTAAACTCATTAGTCCTACTCACCATGGATTGTAAATCAAACATGTTTTGTTAATTAAACCTGATTTCACAACAAACATGTCAAAATCAGCAGATCCTATCtcctatttgtttttttttagaagTTAACTCAGCATTACTTGTGAGTTATTTGGTCTATGTTTTGTCTGTCCTATTTTTGTAGCAGCAAAATTTATGGCTACTTGATCTTATACATGagcttcaatattgctcttttgaTGCTGTCCATTCCAAGTATAGCTTTCTGATTTATTATCCTCCTCTTCATTCATAGACACCCCTTTTGCTGAACCTGAACCAGTAAAATGAAGAGGACCTTCAGGGGAACCAGATTGTGTGCCATTTGTCTTCGACAATTCTCCTATTTCATCCATGTTAGACCACGAACAACCCGATACTGGGACTCGTCGCACATGAAGCCTATACTTCTGCAATTCAGAGTATAAATTTTTTGATCAACATGTAAAGTAAATCGACTCTGGATTAATGCAACAAAGAGACGCACTCAATATGTTACTGCCGGACATTCAATGGTGGAGCTACGTGTTAAAGGACATTCAAAATTCAATACCTCTTcgtcaaaaaattatactaacAAATGGGGTAAAAACAAACTTTTTATCATACAAgtgatttattttttgtaaaagaaTCCATTATTATTAATTGTTGGCTCTGCCATTGGACATATTAATTTCTAACACAAGTGTCATGGGAACAAAACATGAGGCCTCATATTTATTGAAAGAGCACAAATGGATATATACCTGTAAATGGCTTTTCACTTCATCATTGGTCAGGCCATCAACTTGCATGATATCTCTGATCTGTTTTGGTGTAGCCACTGCCAAGgacattatttcaaaattatttttaatattttgttctATATAAAAGCATGTTACACATATAGTAATCGAAGTAGTagaagaaagaaatgataatgaAATAGTAACACGTTGTTGATGTCATATTAAATATTTTCAGCAATTCAACAAGACTAAATATTGAAATTAACACTTGCTTCTACCATAATAATGACAGTTTAGATGAATAAATTTAGACACAAAATCAAGATCACCCTTTATTTTAATATGAAGACATTGTTTTCACTTATCTATGGACAAAACCAAAACTTGTATTTGTCTCTTTATTCTTTATCAACCTTTTTCCAGATTATTTTGTTTGAAGGTCAGGTTTCTAAATGCTACTCTATAAAACAATAAAAGTGTGTTCCTTTTACCCTTTCCTAGCTTAAAAAgggaaaacaaaaacaaaaacaaaaaaagggaaaaaatagatTAGGCTATAAACCATCATGAAACTATAGGAGATCCATGTCGCTTTAGctcatctcaaaataataaatacaaatacaatttattaaattactactattatttattagAGTGTAAACTATAGTTCATTAAGATGGGTACAGTTTTAAGTCATCACcatttttatcatgattttatgaagctaaatttattttgagataattttttttaaagcaatATTTATTTTGAGACACATAGAGTAAGTTTAAATTTCATTGATTCGAGATAATCGATGCTCTTATGAATAATTATGTAAAAGCAAACTGATTCGAACAAAAAAATTACCttaaatttcattgatgagatataACCGATGTTGTTATAGATAATTATGTAAAAGCAAACTGATTCGAACACGATAATTATCTTAAATTTCATTGATGCGAGATAACCGATGCTGTTATGAATAATTATGTAAAAGCAAACTTATTCGAACACGATAATTACCTTAAATTCATTGATGAGATATAACCAATGCTCTTATGAATAGTTATGTAAAAGCAAACTGATTCGAactaaatttcattgatgagatataACCGATGCTGTTATGAATAATTATGTAAAAGCAAACTGATTCGAACACAATAATTATCttaaatttcattgatgagatataACCAATGCTCTTATGAATAATTATGTAAAAGCAAACTGATTCAAACTaaatttcattaatgagataTAATTGATGCTGTTATGAATAATTATGTAAAAGCAAATTGATTCAAACACGATAATTATCttaaatttcattgatgagatataATTGATGCTGTTATGAATAATTATGTAAAAGCAAATTGATTCAAACACGATAATTATCttaaatttcattgatgagatataACCAATGCTCTTATGAATAATTATGTAAAAGCAAACTAATTCGAACACTAGAATTACCTTGGGCACCTCCAAGTTGATGAAGAGCATCAACAAACCTACGATGCAATTCTGGTGACCAACAACGCCTCTGTTTCCTCTGTTGTGATTTATCCTGTAAAAAACTACACCCATTTGATGTGCCATTATCATTTTTTACACTCAAATCAATTGGATTTTGACCTTTTTGCCCTTCAGCCACTGTTACTGCCATACACAGAGATAAATCTTTAACTGGCAAACCATTCTTCCCTTCCTTCAAAGTTTGTCCTTGAAATGGCAAAAATGCCCCTCTATCACTCTTCAATTTATGTACCCCTAACTGGTATTCCTTCTCTTTGTTTTTCTCTTCTAACCCACCCTGATTaatcaacaattaaaaaaaaaaaagtcaaaaaaaatatttttttttaacaatatttttgaaaaaaaaaattaaacaatactTACAGAATTTAGGTGTAAAAAAGGTCCTTGCTTTTCAAGATCATAGCTTTGTTCATACTGAACTGGAGTGCTCCACAGCTGAGCCGAACTCATCCAGTTTTTCTTATCATTAAGATCATTTGACTTTTTTACCCTTCCACTTTCATCAGAATTACCTTTCTTCAGTGAGATGAATTTCTCCATCACAGGCTTTTTATCTTTCCCTTTATACCGTAAAGCTTCCTCCTTTAATCTTTCAATAGCtgtaacaataattaaaaataataaataaataaataaataattaaatttctaaaataattcagaaaatttaaaaaacagaaaaaaaatgaaaaaaaaaaaaactgaccaTCGTTTAGGAGAACCATACAAAAGGGCAGCTCACGTTTGAAAGCTTCGATTTTTCTGAGCTCTTCTTCTAAAGCAATAATAAATTGATTGAGCTTTATTAATTTCTTGGAGATGTCATCCATGGCAGAAATTTCAGTTAAAACATCTGAAATTATTTGTGGAACATAAATAAAGTTCAAATCTATGTCCATTTCTCTAGAATTTGAACCCATAATTAATTCTATATCTTTTCTCACATTGGCTAGATagatggagaaaaaaatatagaatgactgaataaagaagaagagggGTTGAAGAAGTCTAATATTTATAGAGCACAGTTACACTTTACAATGAAAGGGAGGGTAAAAGTGGAAAGTTAGATTCTTAAAGCTTGAAAAAGATTCTATATTGTTTTTTCACATTCGGGTCGTCGCATATTTGAGTTATTAACTAGCAAACGCGGGGTTAGTCATATCTTAGGTATAATAAAGAAATCTTTTGACCAAGAAAATggtattaaattaattttactcgatttcatttttattaacttatacaagttgaaattttaaatttaactatTATTATGTCATATAATTACTTAATGTTTGATAGTACgaagaaaattaataaattttcttttttcatttgttAAAATACTcattgaatatattttatttttgatataagaCCGTAAATAAATGAGAGTATTTTTCCTATATTCTCGTTATTATTATATCGAAagttaaaatatgtaaaatttaattaatacttaaaatatatttttactatattcATATGAAAAGACTTAATAACATAAAGTACTTAttagataaatattattattaaattctaatttaaaataaaatattaaattaatttaatttagttttacaAAATAAACTAACTTTAAAAGAAGTGCTAGTACCTATAGACGGTGGGAGTAAAAAGTttgtactaatttatttatttatttatttttactgttGAAGATTCTGCGCCTTGAGGCGGTCGGCTACGTTTGTTGACTTAAATTCcattttcttgaaataagaaaggAATGGAATATTTAATTGTATGGACTAAATTGCCCTTGCTATGTGGACTTCTTCTAACATGTTAATAAATTAAGAGATTAATGAGATCTGATTCTATGTTTTTAGAGGTTCATTTTCAACTAATGCCTTAAATGCTAAATCAGTTTCAACTGAAGGTTCACAAAATATAGCCAAAAAAAGAACAGTTTTGGATTCTACTTCCACTCCATTAATTTTCCTCTTTTGGAATTTAAATATCTATTCTTTGTAGGTCATGTTTGGTCCATGTTTGAATTAGGggtgttcatgatttgatttttaaccaaatcAAATCGATATTTGGTTAaatttaatttggtttggttttaaattattaaaaaatgataataatttagtttgatttggttttactCTACCATAACCGACAAAATATCAAAtcgaaccgatatatatatatatatatatatatatatatgttaattatttatgtattattcataaatacaatataaatatttattatattttaggttttaatcatgatttaacttcaGTCGTAACACATTAAGTCATGTCTTCATCCAGTTGATAGTACCTtgtgagattctaaatgaatttcgcactttgaatgacaaatgatactaattgtgaaaataatatcttgttgtatattgaaatttatagctgagattcatttgactatagacaatcactaattgtaactttttttttaaccttgttgagcaagaagtttatgtgttcatcTTTTGAGGGGTTTATCATATTATTCtgttaaatgtagttttaaaatattattttagaagcgttcatatggtgttgtttatagctttgccgaagtataacaattagttgacatcttaatttcaaggttgagatacaacactcggttaATCTCAGATGTTAGATTGatattgtttttaaaaattttcaacttttatcattagataaagttataaaccgaaaaaatcgaaccaaactgAACTAAATCAACAAGAACCAAATcgacggttatttttttgtttgatttggtttgattttagaaatttaaaaaccgactaagttggtttggttatagttTTGATCAATAACCGACCCAAACCGATCCATGAATACCCCTAGTTTGAATGTAAAAattcttataatttttatatgcTTTTTGATGTCTgaattaaacatgaatttctGATTTCACATTCCACACCTTTACAATATCAAATGGACAAAAAATTGAATCATTAAGGATTGTTTGGTTTTGGGCACAAATTTATATTGAGATTAAATTGTTTTACCGTTTAAGAGGAATAAAGTAAcactaaatttaaaatataaatttactaTGCAATCAGTTATACtttcaatcaaataaaatataaattcaaactTAATCCCGACATATCTCACTTTATCCATGAATCAAATGATcccttaatgaaaaatttactatGGACCTTGAAAGATTAAAGTCAAGGAAAGAGTACTTGAATATTTCATTTATTAGTCGtgctatttttttaaatatgacaTAAACTAGTAAATATTTATGAGAACTATTAACCATAAAATAAAAAGCATGATCAAATGAAAAAATGAGACcagaaataataatatattaccCCCTCCCCCTCCCTCTCTTTAAAAAAAGGCACCAGTCCGATAACATAATTATCTATGTTCACAGAACAGTCAACTCTTTAGATTACGGATCTTGGGTGATAGTGattgaaattcttttttaaaataaaatttatttatttaaaagtcacataattaaatttatattgcTAATAATTCAATACTTAAAAGTATTGTAATTTTTGAGACACATAAATCTCATATCTtagatacaattttttttttagaacgGTATAAATATGTGTTTGACATATAACATATGAGTAGGGGAGTGTGTATACTCTATAGTCTATATATCGACTCAACAGATATATAAGAAATTCTTAGAAATGACTTGCAAAAGTGAACAATATTGCTCCTTATTGAATGAGATCATTAATTAAAGATAGGTTAAATGATGTATGATGGTTGTCAGTAGACCCATTATTTTCCTTCTTGTGGTTAATTTATTTGCTAGAAGTAAAATGTCTTATCTTATTCATTACTTGTCTTGTTTCTTTGATACATGAactattaatatttaaatataatttcctAACTCATAAATAGTAGGGGTAAAGTTGGATTCACCCTCGCATATTTGTTGTGGTGAACACTTGGTTCTAAActcataaattattttactttttttccttagttaaactcaataaaaatcaaataaaagaatagaaagaatatttttttcttttgttattctcaAAAACATGATAATAAGAAGGGGTCACAGTGTGTGTTTTTATTCGACCTTCGTGGATCTTGAAAGTACAAGAATCTCCAAcgataattttaaattaaaaaaagaagaagaaaaaaaaaagaacggcAAATACTCACCCAAATAATAAGCAAATAAATTGTGAGGTAGTACGGTCCAATAAGGTT comes from Capsicum annuum cultivar UCD-10X-F1 chromosome 2, UCD10Xv1.1, whole genome shotgun sequence and encodes:
- the LOC107860328 gene encoding transcription factor HHO5, which translates into the protein MGSNSREMDIDLNFIYVPQIISDVLTEISAMDDISKKLIKLNQFIIALEEELRKIEAFKRELPFCMVLLNDAIERLKEEALRYKGKDKKPVMEKFISLKKGNSDESGRVKKSNDLNDKKNWMSSAQLWSTPVQYEQSYDLEKQGPFLHLNSGGLEEKNKEKEYQLGVHKLKSDRGAFLPFQGQTLKEGKNGLPVKDLSLCMAVTVAEGQKGQNPIDLSVKNDNGTSNGCSFLQDKSQQRKQRRCWSPELHRRFVDALHQLGGAQVATPKQIRDIMQVDGLTNDEVKSHLQKYRLHVRRVPVSGCSWSNMDEIGELSKTNGTQSGSPEGPLHFTGSGSAKGVSMNEEEDNKSESYTWNGQHQKSNIEAHV